Genomic window (Chitinophagales bacterium):
ACCTTTCTAAATTCTTAAAAACCAACCAAAGTACTTGTATAAACCTTAAACCGCTTGTTCGCAAAGGACAACGCGTTTCTAAAGACCAAGTTCTTTGTGAAGGCTTTGCCACTCAAAATGGAGAACTGGCATTAGGTTCTAACCTTAAAGTAGCATTTATGCCATGGAAAGGTTACAACTTCGAGGATGCTATTGTAATTTCAGAAAGAGTAGTACGCGATGATGTATTCACCTCTATGCATATTGAAGAGTTTGAATTAGAAGTGCGCGATACCAAATTGGGCGAAGAAGAGTTAACACCGGATATTCCAAACGTAGCAGAAGAAGCAACTAAAGATTTAGACGACAACGGTATTATTCGCGTAGGAGCCCACGTAAAAGAAGGTGATATTCTAATTGGAAAAATTACGCCTAAAGGCGAAACAGATCCAACTCCTGAAGAGAAACTTCTACGTGCCATCTTTGGCGATAAAGCTGGCGATGTGAAAGATGCTTCATTAAAAGTACCGCCTTCTATTGAAGGAACTGTAATTAGCAAAAAACTTTTTGCCCGCGCCAAAAAAGATAAAACTTCTAAGGTTAAGGAAAAAACGCTTTTAGAAAAACTCGATAAAGACTTTGCTAAAAAAACAGGTGAAATTAAGGACTTATTGATTGAAAAATTGATGACCGTTCTTAGTGGTAAAGTAAGCAATGGAGTTCACAATTCATTTAAAGAAGAAGTAGTTTCTAAAGGAACCAAGTTTACTTCTAAAGTATTGGAATCTATTGATTTTACCAATATAGATGCATTAGGTTGGACAAAAGAAAGCGACACCAATGAATTGGTGAAACAAATCATACACAACTACACACTTTGCATAAACGAAGAAACAGGACGCTACAAACGCGAAAAATTCAATATCAGCATTGGTGATGAATTGCCAAGTGGCGTATTGAAACTGGCTAAAGTTTACATAGCAAAGAAACGTAAGCTAAAAGTAGGTGATAAAATGGCAGGACGCCACGGAAACAAAGGTATTGTTGCCCGTATCGTTCGCCAAGAAGATATGCCGTTCTTAGAAGATGGCACTCCGGTAGATATCGTATTGAATCCACTTGGTGTACCTTCGCGTATGAACCTCGGACAGATTTACGAAACTGTATTGGGTTGGGCTGGTCAAAAATTAGGTTTAAAATTTGGCACTCCAATTTTTGATGGTGCTGAACTTTCCGATATTTCAGACTATATAAACAAAGCAGGTTTACCGGAATTTGGTTCTACTTACTTATACGATGGCGAAACCGGAGAGCGTTTCCACCAAAAAACTACTGTGGGTGTAATCTACATGATTAAGCTAATCCACATGGTTGATGATAAAATGCACGCTCGCTCTATTGGACCTTACTCACTTATTACGCAACAGCCATTGGGTGGTAAAGCACAATTTGGTGGTCAGCGTTTTGGAGAGATGGAAGTTTGGGCATTAGAAGCTTACGGTGCCTCTAACATCTTGCAAGAGTTGCTTACTGTTAAATCCGATGATATTGTTGGTAGAGCAAAAGCATACGAAGCTATTGTAAAAGGAGACAATATTCCTGAGCCAACTATGCCGGAATCTTTCAATGTATTGGTTCACGAATTGCGTGGCTTAGCACTCGATTTAAAGTTTGATTAAACAATTTTTGTTTAACACAACATACAATAAAAAAGCGGCTTTGGAAACAGAGCCGCTTTTTTATTTAAGTGCTAGGCTTGCAGAAAGCGCTCCACCACTTCCGCAAATACCTGAGGAGCATCGGCATGCAACCAGTGCCCGGCATTGGCTATTTCCTCCAATTCATTATTGGGAAACAATTCATCAATAGCCGAAAAGTTTTCGGCAGTAATGTAGTTCGATTTTTGCCCTTTAATAAATAGTGCTTGCCCCAAAAATGGCGAACCTCCTACTCTATCGGAAATTTCATTATACGCCTTCCATAAAACCGGCACATTAAATCGCCATGCGAAATTATTTTCATCGTTTCTATACAAGCCTTTCATTAAAAACTGAATGGTGCGCTCATCTTCACCGTTGAGCAGTGTGTGCAACTGCGTTTCTACATCTTCACGGCCGGCAACCCTGCTCAAATCTATAGCTAATAATGCCTTAAAGATATGGCTGTGCCTATCATCGTAAGCAACAGGAGCTACATCTACCACCACCAATTTTTCTACCATTTCAGGATATTGTGCAGCAAAATCCATTGCTACCTTCCCACCCATAGAATGTCCTATTATATGAGCCTTTTCAATTCCATTTTGCTCAAAAAAATCATGCAAATCGTTCACCAAAATATGGTACGAAAACTCATTTGAAAATGGTGATTTCCCATGATTGCGCTGATCGATAATCCATACCCGATAAGCAGTAGAAAATCGTTTTGCAAGGCTGAGCCAATTATCTAAAGATCCCATCAATCCGTGTAAAATCACCAGTGGAAATCCATCGCCAAAAGTTTTGTAATTTAAATTCATAGCAAACTCAAACATAGCAAGCAATTACTTTGTATGCATATCACAAAACATTTCTTTCAGCAAATTCATACTTTTTGCATATTTACCCCATGCGTAAAAAACTAATTGCAGGAAACTGGAAAAGCAATTTACTGTTATCTGAAGCTATATCGTTAGCTAATTCTATTGCCGCACAACCAATTTCAACTCATTATGAATTAGCGGTTTTTCCTCCCGAAGCATTTATTACTTCGGTTGCCTCTATATGTAACACACAAGTATTTACAGGAGCACAAAACTGCAGCATGTATGCAGAAGGTGCATTTACGGGCGAAACCACAGCACGCCAACTGCAATCGGCTGGTGTGCAAATGGTGCTAACCGGACACAGCGAGCGCAGGCAGCTTTTCGGAGAAACCAATAGTGTAATTCAACAAAAAGTAAACAAAATACTAGAAGCAGGTCTAACTCCTGTTTTTTGCTGTGGCGAAATGCTTCCTGCCCGCCAAGCCAACCAACAAAACCAAGTTGTATTGCAGCAACTGCAAGAGAGTTTATTTCACCTAACCGAAAGCGATTTTGGTAAAGTAATAATTGCATACGAACCTGTGTGGGCAATTGGCACAGGCGTAGTGGCATCGCCAGCAGAAGCCGAAGCTATGCACGCGTTTATACGAAACGAGGTAGCTCAAAAATACAGCACCACAACAGCGCAAACGCTACGAATTTTGTATGGTGGCAGCGTGAAACCAGACAATGCCCAAGAGCTTTTCAGTTGCAATAATGTGGATGGTGCATTGGTTGGAGGCGCATCTTTAAAAGTTGCCGATTTTTTGGGTATTGCCCATTCAATAAATCAATAATTATTATGCAAAAAACAATTGCTCTTTCTTATGAAGTAGTAGAAATACAGGCACTTTCAGCAGAAGAAACCGCACTCAAAAATGCAGCCGAATCTGCCATAGAAAAAGCCTATGCGCCCTATTCAAACTTTAAGGTAGGGTGCAGCGTGCTACTCGAAAATGGAGAAATTGTACATGCAGCCAATCAAGAAGTTGCAGCTTATCCCGTATGTATTTGTGCCGAGGGCAGCGCACTGAGTATGGCATCAGGCTTATTTCCTACCGTAGCAGTAAAAGCACTTTTCGTAACTGCCAAAAACACAAAAGGCATGGCCTACGGAGCAGCGCCCTGTGGTGTTTGCCGCCAACGCATTGTGGAATACGAACAGCGATTTGGGCAATCTATAAAAATCTATTTCCCGGAAAGCGAAAACCATCTGGTTAAATTCAATCAGGCAAAAGACTTACTTCCATTCAGCTTTACCGGAGCCAACTTATAGTTGTAGTTTTCCTCCTGTTTACAATTCAATTTCATTCAAAACTGCTTGCAAAAGCCTATTATTGCCTTTGCAAATTATGGAATATCGTTTTACAGAAATTGAAGAAAAGTGGAAACAAATTTGGAACGAAAGTAAGCTCTACCAAGTATCAGAAGTTCCTTCCCAACCAAAGTTTTATGCATTAAGTATGTTTCCGTATCCCAGTGGAGCCGGCTTACATGTTGGGCATCCTTTGGGCTATGTGGCGTGCGATATCTATGCCCGTTTTAAAAGATTGAAAGGCTATAATGTATTGCACCCAATGGGCTACGATGCATTTGGTTTACCTGCAGAGCAATATGCCATAGAAACCGGCACACATCCTGCCACCACTACTGCAAAAGCAATTACCCGCTATCGCGAGCAACTCGATAAAATTGGTTTTAGCTTCGATTGGAGCAGAAAAGTAGTTACCTGCGAACCGGAGTATTACAAATGGACACAATGGATGTTTTTGCAGCTATTTAATAGTTGGTATAACCGCGAAAAACAACACGCAGAAAAAATAGACACCTTAATTCAGCATTTTGAAAAATATGGTTGTTCTACAGCTTGGAAACAGTTTAACCCCAACTTACACGAAACATTCTCTGCTGCCGATTGGGCAAAATTCAGTTCGAGCAAAAAAGAACAAATTCTACAGTTTTACCGTTTAGCATACCGCTCATTCACAGAGGTAAACTGGTGCGAAGCCTTAGGTTGCGTATTGGCAAACGATGAGGTTAAAGATGGAAAAAGTGAACGCGGTGGGTTTCCGGTGGAACGCAAAAAAATGCGTCAATGGAGCTTGCGCATTACCGAATATGCCGATAGATTATTAGAAGGTTTACAACGCATAGAATGGAGCGAAAGCATTAAAGACCAGCAGCGCAATTGGATTGGCAGAAGCGAAGGCTGCTTACTCAATTTTATGATGGAATTGCTGCCTTTAGACCTTACTGTTTTCACCACAAGAATAGACACCATATTTGGCGCAACATTTATTGTAGTGGCTCCGGAACACGAACTACTTGATAAGATAGTTACAGAAGACCAGCGTCCTGCCATAAACGAATATTTAGCTTATGTAAAAAGCCGCAGCGATATAGAACGGCAACAAGAAAAAAAGGTAACGGGCTGCTTTACCGGGTCTTATGCCATTCATCCGTTTACACAAGAAAAAGTTCCCGTTTGGATTGCCGAATATGTTTTGGCAGGATACGGAACAGGAGTAGTAATGGGCGTGCCGGCAGACGATGAGCGCGACAAAAAGTTTGCCGAAAAGTTTGAACTTCCAATAGTTGAAATCATAGATAAGTCTATGCATTCGGGAGCCACCATAGAAGACAAAGTTGGCACCATGATAAACAGCGATTTCTTAAATGGAATGGAAGTAGTGGATGCCATAGAAACCATGCTCCACAAAGTAGAAGAAATGGGAATAGGCAAGCGCAAGACCAACTATAAATTACGCGATGCCAGTTTCAGCCGCCAACGCTATTGGGGCGAGCCTTTCCCAATTTGCTACAATATACAAGGCGATTCCGACACTCCATTTATTGACGATAACACTGCCGATATTGCC
Coding sequences:
- a CDS encoding alpha/beta fold hydrolase, whose translation is MNLNYKTFGDGFPLVILHGLMGSLDNWLSLAKRFSTAYRVWIIDQRNHGKSPFSNEFSYHILVNDLHDFFEQNGIEKAHIIGHSMGGKVAMDFAAQYPEMVEKLVVVDVAPVAYDDRHSHIFKALLAIDLSRVAGREDVETQLHTLLNGEDERTIQFLMKGLYRNDENNFAWRFNVPVLWKAYNEISDRVGGSPFLGQALFIKGQKSNYITAENFSAIDELFPNNELEEIANAGHWLHADAPQVFAEVVERFLQA
- the tpiA gene encoding triose-phosphate isomerase — its product is MRKKLIAGNWKSNLLLSEAISLANSIAAQPISTHYELAVFPPEAFITSVASICNTQVFTGAQNCSMYAEGAFTGETTARQLQSAGVQMVLTGHSERRQLFGETNSVIQQKVNKILEAGLTPVFCCGEMLPARQANQQNQVVLQQLQESLFHLTESDFGKVIIAYEPVWAIGTGVVASPAEAEAMHAFIRNEVAQKYSTTTAQTLRILYGGSVKPDNAQELFSCNNVDGALVGGASLKVADFLGIAHSINQ
- a CDS encoding cytidine deaminase produces the protein MQKTIALSYEVVEIQALSAEETALKNAAESAIEKAYAPYSNFKVGCSVLLENGEIVHAANQEVAAYPVCICAEGSALSMASGLFPTVAVKALFVTAKNTKGMAYGAAPCGVCRQRIVEYEQRFGQSIKIYFPESENHLVKFNQAKDLLPFSFTGANL
- the leuS gene encoding leucine--tRNA ligase, whose amino-acid sequence is MEYRFTEIEEKWKQIWNESKLYQVSEVPSQPKFYALSMFPYPSGAGLHVGHPLGYVACDIYARFKRLKGYNVLHPMGYDAFGLPAEQYAIETGTHPATTTAKAITRYREQLDKIGFSFDWSRKVVTCEPEYYKWTQWMFLQLFNSWYNREKQHAEKIDTLIQHFEKYGCSTAWKQFNPNLHETFSAADWAKFSSSKKEQILQFYRLAYRSFTEVNWCEALGCVLANDEVKDGKSERGGFPVERKKMRQWSLRITEYADRLLEGLQRIEWSESIKDQQRNWIGRSEGCLLNFMMELLPLDLTVFTTRIDTIFGATFIVVAPEHELLDKIVTEDQRPAINEYLAYVKSRSDIERQQEKKVTGCFTGSYAIHPFTQEKVPVWIAEYVLAGYGTGVVMGVPADDERDKKFAEKFELPIVEIIDKSMHSGATIEDKVGTMINSDFLNGMEVVDAIETMLHKVEEMGIGKRKTNYKLRDASFSRQRYWGEPFPICYNIQGDSDTPFIDDNTADIADIPVALSETELPLELPAVDSFKPSGDGRSPLANNKDWLQNKYETDTMPGYAGSSWYFLRYIDPHNQQAFAAKEKLDYWQQVDLYVGGSEHAVGHLLYARFFTKVLFDLKYICFDEPFKRMVNQGMIQGRSAFVFQNIESKRFISANLLNGNEQGRFIHCDLQLIEDDKLNIEAFKQWRPEYSDFTFEVDESKQFMVQREVEKMSKSKYNVVNPDDVIAKYGADTFRLFEMFLGPIELSKPWDDKGISGCYNFLRKCWRLFFDNEGKWLVTDNEPTKEELKSLHKLLKKVEHDVEQLSFNTSVSAFMICVNELTDLKCHTRAILQDIVIALAPFAPFISEELFAKLGNTSSVHTASFPAFNEQYLVENSFTYPVSVNGKLRATIELPLDMEQTAVQEKVLALEQVQKWLEGKPVKKFIFVKGKIANIVA